One Arthrobacter sp. B3I4 genomic window, CTCGACTTCCTGCAGTACGGCGCCGAGCGGGCCGCCCGCAACGGCGTCCCTGCAGACCGGATCATCACCACCTGGCCCCTGGACCGACTCCTCGAATGGGCCCGCCGCTGACGCCGGCAGTGTTTTGGCAGCAAACCGACTAGATGTGACCGATTTCCGCGAGCCGGTCAGCCGCCGCACCGGCTAGATTGGCAGCATGGCAACAACGGCCCAGACGGGCTCCCCCGCAACAAAAACGCCCCTCCGGCCCGGACAAATCAGCGGGCTCGGCATCGCCGCAGTCATCGTCACTGTCGTACTCTGGGCCTCCGCCTTCGTGGGCATCCGCGCAGTCGGGCCCAGCTTCTCCCCCGGCCCGCTGACCCTGGGCCGGCTCGCCGTGGCGGCCGTCGCCCTGGGGCTCGTGGTGCTGCCCAAGTTCCGCGCAGCGAGCCTCCCCCGGGGCCGCGAGTGGTGGCCCATCCTGGCCTATGGCGTGATGTGGTTCGGCGGCTACAACGTCGCGCTGAACGCCGCCGAACATCTGCTCGACGCCGGCACCGCAGCGCTGCTGATCAACGTCAACCCCATCCTCGTCGCCGTGATGGCCGGCATCATCCTCAAGGAGGGCTTCCCGCGCTGGCTGATCATCGGGAGCCTGGTGGCGTTCAGCGGCGTCGCCGTCATTGCGCTCGGCTCCGGCCAGCGGTCACCGGCCGACGTAGCCGGCGTGCTGCTCTGCCTACTCGCCGCCGCCCTCGCAGCGGTGAGCGTCATCGTGCAGAAACCGGTGCTCCGCAAACTTCCCGCCGCGCAGGCCACCTGGTTCGGCATCCTCGTGGGCACGCTGTGCTGCCTGCCCTTCAGCGGCCAGCTGGTCACCGAACTGCAGGCAGCCCCGCTGCCCGCAACGCTGGGACTGGTCTACCTCGGCGTCTTCCCCACCGCCATCGCGTTCACCACGTGGGCTTACGCCCTCTCGCTGATCGACGCCGGACGGCTCGCCGCCACCACGTACCTGGTGCCGGGCACCACGATCCTGATTTCCTGGCTGCTGCTTGGCGAGATCCCCACCATCTGGGGCCTGGTCGGCGGGGTCATCTGCCTCGCCGGCGTCGCGCTGACCCGGCGTGGATCAGGCTCCCGCTCCGGCTCCCGGCCAAGGAAGGCATCGAAGCAAAGCTCGGTATCGGGCACCCCCCCAGAGCCCGGGGCATAGAGTTTGCCTATGCCCGCCTCCCGGCCTGCCGATCGTGCCAAGCGGAAACGACGACGGCGCGGCCCCCGGCGGCCCCTTTCCGATGTCCGAGGACGAGTTCGAAGCCGCGGTGGGGGATGCGCTGGCCCGGATCCCGCAGGAACTGGCCAACACGATGAACAACGTGGCCGTCTTTATCGAGGACGACTACATTCCGCAGCCCGACGAGGACCCGGACACCGTGCTGCTGGGCCTGTACGAGGGCGTGCCGCTGACCGAGCGGGATTCATGGTGGGACGCCGGCTCGCTGCCGGACCGGATCACCATCTACCGGAAACCGATCCTGGACCTCTGCGCGTCGCGCGAGGACGTGGTCGAGGAGGTAACAGTCACGGTGGTGCACGAGATCGCCCACCACTTCGGTATCAGCGACGATCGGCTGCACGAACTCGGCTGGGGCTAGCGCGCCGGGGTGCGACTAGCCTTGGAAGCATGGGACACGACCACTCGCACGGCATCACGGCCACGGGCACCGCGCGGCACCGCAAACGCCTGATCGCCGTCCTTGGTATCACCTTGGCAGTGGTTCTGATCCAGGTCG contains:
- a CDS encoding DMT family transporter; its protein translation is MATTAQTGSPATKTPLRPGQISGLGIAAVIVTVVLWASAFVGIRAVGPSFSPGPLTLGRLAVAAVALGLVVLPKFRAASLPRGREWWPILAYGVMWFGGYNVALNAAEHLLDAGTAALLINVNPILVAVMAGIILKEGFPRWLIIGSLVAFSGVAVIALGSGQRSPADVAGVLLCLLAAALAAVSVIVQKPVLRKLPAAQATWFGILVGTLCCLPFSGQLVTELQAAPLPATLGLVYLGVFPTAIAFTTWAYALSLIDAGRLAATTYLVPGTTILISWLLLGEIPTIWGLVGGVICLAGVALTRRGSGSRSGSRPRKASKQSSVSGTPPEPGA
- a CDS encoding metallopeptidase family protein is translated as MPSGNDDGAAPGGPFPMSEDEFEAAVGDALARIPQELANTMNNVAVFIEDDYIPQPDEDPDTVLLGLYEGVPLTERDSWWDAGSLPDRITIYRKPILDLCASREDVVEEVTVTVVHEIAHHFGISDDRLHELGWG